A window of Roseiflexus castenholzii DSM 13941 genomic DNA:
CCCGGCGCAAACGCAATGTCGTTTCCAACGGTGAACGCCAGCGCATCGAGCGACCGCGCGACGGTTGCGGCGCGCGCATCGGCATGAATGCGCACCTGGCTGAAATCGTGCCCGAAGCGCGGCTCCCGGTCGAGCGGCGCGCCGCCGCGCATCGTATCGATCACCGCCCCGCTGCGACCGCTGACAGCGCTCCGATCCGCATGTCCATCAGAAGTCTTCTTCGAGAGCGACGATGGCGCTCTCTGGCATGTGCGAGATAGACGTATGCTCATCCGACTTCCCCGTCTGTGCTCTTCTGACGAACTCTCTGCGCAGGAGAGAGGCGCGTTCTGCTCTGTAGGAACGACCGATCCACACCCATTTATTCAACCGCCGGCGCTGTCGGGTTATCCGCAGCGCCTTCGCGGTAGAATGCGTTGCTGTACTCGCGTAATGCAGCGCGCAACTGAGGCGACGTCAAATTCGGGTATGCGCGCAGCGCATCTTCCATGCGCTGCTGCATAGCGCGAACAATCTGCTCCATCGTTTGCGCGTTGAGGATGCCTTCGATCATTGCGAAGGTTGGCTCTAGACCGGCAGCAATCGGCACCGCTTTGTTCGTACCGAAAATATCAAGATTCTCACGGTTCATGCTTGGCGGCAGCAACCCGCCGCGCAGCTCGTCCTGATAGTTGAGCGACGTACAGGCATAAAAGAGCCAGACCCGATAGCGTTGCTCATCCCAGGCGCCGCGATCCGTCATTTCCTCCAGCGTATTGGTTCGCTCGCTGTTGATCTCCCGCCAGTAGGGATCGCGCGGCGTGCGCACGCTGGTATTCGGTTGGTCGTGCAGGCGAGAGTGCGCGCCGATGACGACATTTTCACGGGCGCTGTGCTTGTCGTCGAAATCTGGTCCCAGACCGCCGCGCGCATGTCCCACATAGGTCATGATCTCTGTTTCATTCAGTGTTTCGAGAAAACGACGCGCCGCTCCTTCTCCCGGCGTGATGAGGCGCAATGTCACCAGCACATTCTTCGTCACCCGCTCCCCTTGAGCATTGGGATACGTGATATCTCGACGCATTTCGTACCGCTCATCACCTTCGGCGGGAGAGCCAGCGCTGAGCGTGAATCCCTGTCCTTCGAGCCATCGCCTGGCAGACTCGGCATCGCTGACATGGCTCTGCCCTTCGTCATAGCCAAGCGATATCGAAAAATCGAGACGATCATCCGCCAGCAACCGTTCGTAATCAACGAAATGCTCAGTCGCCCGTCCAGGGGGCGGCGCCACACGGTCCAGCACGGCGATCACGGTATAATCGACGTCCACTCCTGGCGCAAGATGCCGGTCGGCGCGAAACTGACGCACCGCATCGCGCGTTTCGTTGCCAAGCCGACCATCATCGTGAAACCGCAGCAGCGAGTATCCCAGATCGAGGAGCGCCGTTTGCACAGCCTTTACCGGTCTACCGTTATCGCGCGTCGAGAGCGTGCGTCGTCCTTCCCCAATGTCACGCAGCGCAGGAATGGGCGCAAACCGTGGATTGGTCAGCGTCACCGGCGGTTGCACCTCATCACCAACGCCGCTATGTTCCTCTTCGCCTTCACCTGCCTCCTGCCGCTGCACCCGCGCCGCGCCGCCGGTCTGCTGGATGATGTGGGTCAATTCGTGCGCCAGCAGCGCGCGCCCCTCGTCGCTGCCCGGCTGATACTGCCCCGGCGCGAAAGCGATGTCGTTCCCGACGGTGAACGCCAGCGCATCGAGCGACCGCGCCACGGTTGCGGCGCGCGCATCGGCATGAATGTGCACCTGGCTGAAATCGTGCCCGAAGCGCGGCTCCATAAACGCGCGCGTCTCCCGGTCGAGCGGCGCACCGCCGCCGTGCATCGCATCGATGTCCGACTCGACAGCAGGCGAAACGTCAGCGACGACATCGCCTTCCGACACGGACATACGCTGTGCAGGACGCCTCTGATCAGGGCAGCGCGCCTTGATCGCACTGATCGCCTGATGGATTGTCCGATGCACACGCCGATCTCCAGCCAATATGCGCTGGACTGCGCTATCGAGCGGCGCTCCACTTTGCGGCTGCTCTTGCCCCGTCTCCGACTCCGCCGGCGGCGGCTGGTCCGCCTCGCCAGGAAACGCCTGATGAAACGCATGGCGAAATTGACCCTGCTCTGCGCTGTGATCAGACTGCGATTCACGCCGCGCACTGACGTGGTTGGCGGTTCGCTCGAAGCGTCTGAACTGGAATGTCTGCCTGGAAGTCATATGAATCGTCGCTGCCAGATCACATGATGTTGCCGGCGCCTGGCGTATAACTCGATGCAATGACTGCGTTAGCAATGAGCGTATCGGTCTGGGTCACGCCGCCGGTGCGCAGCATGCCGCTGTCGATGGTCATCATCGCCGTATTGATACGCACAAGCGCGCCACTGCCCTGGACGCTGATCGCCCCATCAGTCAGGTCTTCAATCGTCGTGGCGCCAGCCGTCCCTGTCTGTGTTGCTGCCCTCTCCTGCCGCTGCACCCGCGCCGCGCCGCCGGTCTGCTGGATGGTGTGGGTCAATTCGTGCGCCAGCAGCGCGCGCCCCTCGTCGCTGCCCGGCTGATACTGCCCCGGCGCGAAGGCGATGTCGTTCCCGACGGTGAACGCCAGCGCATCGAGCGACCGCGCGACGGTTGCAGCACGTGCATCGGTATGGATGCGCACCTGGCTGAAATCGTGCCCGAAACGCGGCTCCATGAACGCGCGCGTCTCCCGGTCGAGCGGCGCACCGCCGCCGTGCATGGCGTCAATCGCTGCCTGTGTCTCAGGCGTCACTTCCGGGACGGCGCCAGGTTCTTCTTTCGCCTGGATCAGATCTTCCTCTTCCTCAGCAGCGCCTGCCGACGTCGGTTCGTCTTTCTGCGCTGCGCATTCCGCGCACATCTGTTGAATGCCGCCTGCAACACGCGAGGTCTGAACCTCCTCATCGCTCATGCGCAGCACCTGCGACGCAATGCGGTCAGCCTCCTGTTCGTACACGTCGCCCGGGGCGTTGACCATCAGTTTCGTCTGCGGCACACCTGATGGCGCGTGATGGAGGGTGAAGGCGCCAAACGCATGTCCCTGCCCCGCGCCTGGCAGTGCGGTCATCGTCTCGGGCGCACGCTCAAAGGTCGCTGTATGCTGCTGCGCAGCCTGGCGTTGACGGCGTATCATCAGACGTTCGTGCATATGCCTGCCTCGTTTCGCTCAGGGACCCTTCAATCCACCCGGCACGTCGCTGAGACGCTTGCGGTCGATCTCTTCCCACACCATGCGCATCCCTTCCTTAACCAGGTCTTCGGTCAGCACTTCTTCGTAGGGTCGGGCTTTTTTCTTCAGCCACTCCTTGCCGCCTTCCGTACTCTCACGCTCGAACAGGTCACCGGTTTCGTTCTGGGCGATGCGAATGGTGGGTTTGGTAAAGTTCAGGATCGACCCCAGACCGGTGTTGATTTCCACCTTGCCCGACGCATAGCGCGGCATGCCGAGGTCAAGGATGCTTTTTTGCTGGCGCTCCAGAGCCTGGCGCGTCTTTTCGCTCAAGCCGGCAATCTTTGCGCCAGTGATCTTCACCGGCAATTCCGGTCTGGTTCCCTCGATTTCGATCGTGAGCACGCCCGGCATGCCAGGCTCCGCCTTGCTCATATCGGTCGTTTTCACTTTGTCTTCGCCGACCGACATGCTCGGGCTGTCCATCGTGCCGAGTTTCGACTGCGCCTGCGCGATCGCCCATTTCGCCAGCGACTCATCGTACTGCTTCTGAAACGCCTGCGGGCGTTCCCGTTTGACAGCATCGAGCAGTTTCTTCGCACGCACCACCCGCGGATCTTCCGGTCCACTGCTGACTGGCTCGCCTTCCGCAGGAAGGCGCAATTTTGCGCGCGTTTCGAGCAGAAAGTTCTCCTGGGTCTGCGACGAGGCTTCTTCGAGCGCAGCGCGCTGCGCCTCAAGAAAAGTTTCGAGGGTGGGTCCATCCTCGTTCCCCAGTTCATCGACTTTTTTGCCAACCTCCGTGCCGGCTGATTCCTGCGCTTTATCGAACACCTTATCGACGCCGTCTTTTGCAATCGTTTCGCCAAGCCCGGCGAGCGCGGCTTTGATGGGTCCGCGCAGCGCGCCGCCGCCCCACCCCAACAATGCATCGAGCGCCGCTTTTCCGGCGTCTTTCAGCACTTCGACGAGCGTGTTTTTTGGTTTCTCGATTGTTGCCAGGTCTTTCTCGAGTCTGTGCAATCCGTTGCGCTGTCCCTCGAAGGTCAACTGATACTGCAACCAGACGGCATCCAGCACATCTTCGAGCGTCTGGTTGTAGGGCGCTTCAGTCGGTTGCGGCCCGGGAGGAATCGGTTGAGGACCCGGTCCCGGCGTTTCCTTCCGGCGATCAAGCAGAGCATCAGCGGTATCCTGATCGACGATCTCGGCAGGAACCGTACTCCGGCTGAGCATGAAGGTCTCGAGCGCCGCCGAAGTTTTCGGACCCCACATGCCGTCCACGTTGAGGCCGGCGCCGGTTTTTTCGTTCAGTTTATGCTGCAATAGTTTGACCCGTGGGCGAAGGTCCCACGTGCCATAGTTCAAGCCATCACCGCGTTTCAAACCGACGAGCGGATTGATCGCCGAATCGGTCGGCGCCGTGTCGCCAGTGGTGAAGGCGCCGGTCATTCCATCGGACTGTGGCTCTTTGCGCTGAACCAGAGGCGCAGGCGCACTCAGACGCATCTGGTTGAACAGATGCCCATCACCAACCGGCGCACTCTGGTCAACCAAAGCATTCACCGCGCGCCATGAACGCAGTGTTGCTGTCGTCGCTGTCTCAACTGGGCGACGACGTGGTAGTGCGACTCGCTGGCGTTCGGACATTGTTCAACCTGCATTCTGCTTGTAGGCGTTTGCGAGATACATCTCGCGCTACGCCATTGTCGGGTCCCTCGCGCCCCTCACCCCTCGCGCCTCACCCCTCGCGCCTCTCGCCTCACCCCTCGCGCCTCATCCCTCGCGCCTCTCGCCTCACCCCTCGCGCCTCTCGCCTCACCCCTCGCGCCTCACCCCTCGCGCCTCGCGCCCCTCGCGCCTCGCGCCTCACGCCCCGCGCCTCGCGCCTCGCACTTCGCGCCTCGCCACCAATGCGAGATACATCGCGCGCGACGCCATTGTCAGGACCCTCGCACCTCGCGCCTCGCCGCCAATGCGAGATAAATCTCGCGCTACACCATTATCAGGACCCTCGCGCCTCACGCCCCGCGCCTCGCGCCTCTCCGCCAATGCGAGATAAATCTCGCGCTACGCCATTATCAGGACCCTCGCGCCTCACGCCCCTCGCCTCGCGCCTCTCCGCCAATGCGAGATAAATCTCGCGCTACGCCATTATCAGGACCCTCTCGTCTCGCACCTCGCGTCTCGCACCTCGCGCCTCGCGCCTCATACCTCGCGCCCCGCGCCTCGCGCCTCGCACCTCGCGCCTCGCCACAAATGCGAGATAAATCTCGCGCTACGCCATTGTCGGGACCCTCGCGCCTCGCCACCAATGCGAGATACATCGCGCGCGACGCCATTGTCGGGACCCTCGCGCCTCGCGCCTCGCGTCTCGCACCTCGCGCCCCTCGCCTCGCGTCTCACACCCCCCGCCCCCCGCCCCCCGCCTCGCACCTCGCCCCTCGCGTCTCGCGCCTCGCCCCTCACTTACACCCACCCTGCAACCTCGGCTTCGGTGAGTTGCTTTTCGAGTTTGGCGTACTCGGCACGCGCGGCGCGGAGCAGGTGCGCCATCCGGATCGGCTCGCCCGCATCGGCGGCGAGAAAAGCGGCATTGAGCGCAATATTGCGAATGTTGCCGCCCGCAACGTTCAACCGCGCCAGTTTCTCGAAATCAAGCCCATCAGTCGGCGCGCCCGGCGGGAACGAGCGCCGCCAGATCTCGGCGCGCTGCGCAGCATCGGGGAACGGGAACTGCACCACGAACCGGATACGGCGCAGAAATGCCGCATCCAGCGCACTTTTCAGATTCGTCGTCAGGATGGCGAGACCGCGGTAGGCTTCCATGCGCTGCAACAGGTAACTCACCTCGATGTTGGCATAGCGGTCGTGGCTGTCCTTGACTTCGCTGCGTTTGCCGAACAGCGCATCGGCTTCATCGAACAGCAAAATCGCCCCCCCCGACTCGGCAGCGTCGAAGATGCGCCGCAGGTTCTTCTCCGTCTCGCCGATGTATTTGCTGACGACCGACGACAGATCGATGCGATACAGGTCGAGGTGCAGTTCGTTCGCCAGCACTTCAGCCGCCATCGTTTTGCCGGTGCCGCTGGCGCCGGCAAACAGCGCGCTGATCCCCAGCCCGCGCGAACTGCGCGCAGCAAACCCCCAGGTTTCGTACACCCGCGCCCGCTGCCGCACATGCGCCGCGATATCGCGCAAAAGACGTCGCTGCGGCTCCGGCAGCACCAGATCGTCCCATGCCACGGATGCCTCGATCCGCTGCGCCAGATCGTCAAGGCGCGGGCGTGCCTGAGCGCGACTGGCTTCCCAGACGGCGCGCGCAACGTCGTGACCGGCATACTCCTGCACTCGACCGAGCGCCTCGGCGCTGGCGGCGCGAATAGCGTGCGCACTCAGATTGAACTGTGAAACGAGCAGATCGACATGACCATCGAGGTGATCGGCAGTGGCGCCAAGCGCCGCGCGCCATGCATTGCGCTGCTCACGGCTGCTCGTGCGATGCACATCGATGGTGACTGTCACCCGCTGTGTTGGACGCCAGCGATCGCGCGCCGACACCATCAGGGCGCCGCCGGTCCGTTCGAGGAGCCATGTGAGCATGCTGGCGCGCACCGTATCGGCGGGATCGACATCATCGCACTCGACAAGCAACGCACCGGCGCTCAACGCCGCTTCGCGCTCCCATAACCGTATCAGCGACTCGACATCCGCAACCGCCAATGGCATCACGGCGGCATTCAGCGTATGGAGCGTCACCCCGACCGATGCGCACGCAGCAACAGCAATCGCCTGGCGAGTCGCGCGGTCGTCGCCGCACACCTGGATGAGCGGAAACATCCCGCCGCGCGCGCGCCGCCAGACGGCGGCAATACGGTCCGCCAGCGCCTGATGCGACGGCAATAACGCCTCTGTTGCGCGGATCGGCGTTATCAGCCCACACAGCCGCTCATCGAGATACGAGATGCCGGTCAGATAATGCAACACGCGCTCATCGATCCGCAGCGGAGCGCGGGTCAGCAATCCGCCGGAGGCAGGCTCGATCAGACGCCAGTAGCGTAGCGGCGCATCGGGCGCCAGCGCGCTCCAGTGCGCGCCAGGCAGCGCGGCGAGCGCCAGGCTGAAAGTCGGCGACACCCGCTGTGGATCGCCTTGCGCTTCGGCGCACAACGTTGCAATACCCGCGTCGAGTTCCACACCGGCGCAGAGCGCCAGCAGATCGCGCTCGAATGGCGACAATCGAAACGTGGCGCACAGTGTGTCGAGCGCAGATCGCTCATCGGCGCTATCCGACTCTAGAAAAGAAAGCCGATCAGAGGCAGCAGAGGAAACGTGATTGAGGCGTGCAAGATACCGTTCGAGCGCTACACGCACACGCGCGAGCGCCGTTTCTAGCGCGCGATGATTAATGCGTTCC
This region includes:
- a CDS encoding eCIS core domain-containing protein; the encoded protein is MTSRQTFQFRRFERTANHVSARRESQSDHSAEQGQFRHAFHQAFPGEADQPPPAESETGQEQPQSGAPLDSAVQRILAGDRRVHRTIHQAISAIKARCPDQRRPAQRMSVSEGDVVADVSPAVESDIDAMHGGGAPLDRETRAFMEPRFGHDFSQVHIHADARAATVARSLDALAFTVGNDIAFAPGQYQPGSDEGRALLAHELTHIIQQTGGAARVQRQEAGEGEEEHSGVGDEVQPPVTLTNPRFAPIPALRDIGEGRRTLSTRDNGRPVKAVQTALLDLGYSLLRFHDDGRLGNETRDAVRQFRADRHLAPGVDVDYTVIAVLDRVAPPPGRATEHFVDYERLLADDRLDFSISLGYDEGQSHVSDAESARRWLEGQGFTLSAGSPAEGDERYEMRRDITYPNAQGERVTKNVLVTLRLITPGEGAARRFLETLNETEIMTYVGHARGGLGPDFDDKHSARENVVIGAHSRLHDQPNTSVRTPRDPYWREINSERTNTLEEMTDRGAWDEQRYRVWLFYACTSLNYQDELRGGLLPPSMNRENLDIFGTNKAVPIAAGLEPTFAMIEGILNAQTMEQIVRAMQQRMEDALRAYPNLTSPQLRAALREYSNAFYREGAADNPTAPAVE
- a CDS encoding eCIS core domain-containing protein, encoding MHERLMIRRQRQAAQQHTATFERAPETMTALPGAGQGHAFGAFTLHHAPSGVPQTKLMVNAPGDVYEQEADRIASQVLRMSDEEVQTSRVAGGIQQMCAECAAQKDEPTSAGAAEEEEDLIQAKEEPGAVPEVTPETQAAIDAMHGGGAPLDRETRAFMEPRFGHDFSQVRIHTDARAATVARSLDALAFTVGNDIAFAPGQYQPGSDEGRALLAHELTHTIQQTGGAARVQRQERAATQTGTAGATTIEDLTDGAISVQGSGALVRINTAMMTIDSGMLRTGGVTQTDTLIANAVIASSYTPGAGNIM
- a CDS encoding peptidoglycan-binding domain-containing protein; translated protein: MSERQRVALPRRRPVETATTATLRSWRAVNALVDQSAPVGDGHLFNQMRLSAPAPLVQRKEPQSDGMTGAFTTGDTAPTDSAINPLVGLKRGDGLNYGTWDLRPRVKLLQHKLNEKTGAGLNVDGMWGPKTSAALETFMLSRSTVPAEIVDQDTADALLDRRKETPGPGPQPIPPGPQPTEAPYNQTLEDVLDAVWLQYQLTFEGQRNGLHRLEKDLATIEKPKNTLVEVLKDAGKAALDALLGWGGGALRGPIKAALAGLGETIAKDGVDKVFDKAQESAGTEVGKKVDELGNEDGPTLETFLEAQRAALEEASSQTQENFLLETRAKLRLPAEGEPVSSGPEDPRVVRAKKLLDAVKRERPQAFQKQYDESLAKWAIAQAQSKLGTMDSPSMSVGEDKVKTTDMSKAEPGMPGVLTIEIEGTRPELPVKITGAKIAGLSEKTRQALERQQKSILDLGMPRYASGKVEINTGLGSILNFTKPTIRIAQNETGDLFERESTEGGKEWLKKKARPYEEVLTEDLVKEGMRMVWEEIDRKRLSDVPGGLKGP
- a CDS encoding ATP-binding protein — protein: MTIISGETWERINHRALETALARVRVALERYLARLNHVSSAASDRLSFLESDSADERSALDTLCATFRLSPFERDLLALCAGVELDAGIATLCAEAQGDPQRVSPTFSLALAALPGAHWSALAPDAPLRYWRLIEPASGGLLTRAPLRIDERVLHYLTGISYLDERLCGLITPIRATEALLPSHQALADRIAAVWRRARGGMFPLIQVCGDDRATRQAIAVAACASVGVTLHTLNAAVMPLAVADVESLIRLWEREAALSAGALLVECDDVDPADTVRASMLTWLLERTGGALMVSARDRWRPTQRVTVTIDVHRTSSREQRNAWRAALGATADHLDGHVDLLVSQFNLSAHAIRAASAEALGRVQEYAGHDVARAVWEASRAQARPRLDDLAQRIEASVAWDDLVLPEPQRRLLRDIAAHVRQRARVYETWGFAARSSRGLGISALFAGASGTGKTMAAEVLANELHLDLYRIDLSSVVSKYIGETEKNLRRIFDAAESGGAILLFDEADALFGKRSEVKDSHDRYANIEVSYLLQRMEAYRGLAILTTNLKSALDAAFLRRIRFVVQFPFPDAAQRAEIWRRSFPPGAPTDGLDFEKLARLNVAGGNIRNIALNAAFLAADAGEPIRMAHLLRAARAEYAKLEKQLTEAEVAGWV